From the Lolium rigidum isolate FL_2022 chromosome 2, APGP_CSIRO_Lrig_0.1, whole genome shotgun sequence genome, one window contains:
- the LOC124690718 gene encoding UPF0481 protein At3g47200-like produces MAAGGGSKRTWVVDVEKTLKEADKSVEVSRWERHCIYRVPACIKDIKSKAYQPQVVSLGPFHHGDPNLLPMEEHKRRALRHLLRRARRPLDDFVAAVEDDAEQLESAYMDLGVEWRAGIGSGGRERFLEMMIVDGCFLLEVMRTAAGKNVHDYASNDPIFSSHGILYMVPYIRRDMLMLENQLPLLVLQKLNAVETGKPPNDDFVNRMVLRFLAPSSRPLQPGIGLGLHPLDVFRRSMLYGEYQKIPNSRDTQDNDIIRSAVELYEAGIGFKTSKSSSLHDIRFRHGVLSMPTVPVDDSTEYMFLNMMAFERLHVGAGNDVTAYVFFMDNIIDSAKDVALLSSKGIIQNAVGSDKAVAKLFNSISRDVVLEQDSALDAVQRQVNGYFRQPWNMWRANLIHTYFRSPWAFLSLAAAVFLLVMTIMQTVYTVMPYYRPADSNPPSAPSPM; encoded by the exons atggcggcgggcggcggcagcaAGAGGACGTGGGTGGTGGACGTGGAGAAGACGCTCAAGGAAGCCGATAAGTCGGTGGAGGTGTCGCGGTGGGAACGGCACTGCATCTATCGCGTGCCGGCGTGCATCAAGGACATCAAGAGCAAGGCCTACCAGCCGCAGGTGGTGTCCCTCGGCCCCTTCCACCATGGAGACCCCAACCTGCTACCCATGGAGGAGCACAAGCGCCGGGCGCTGCGCCACCTGCTCCGCCGCGCCAGGCGGCCGCTCGACGacttcgtcgccgccgtcgaggaCGACGCGGAGCAGCTGGAGAGCGCGTACATGGACCTCGGCGTCGAGTGGCGCGCCGGCATCGGCAGCGGGGGCAGGGAGCGGTTCCTGGAGATGATGATCGTCGACGGCTGCTTCCTGCTCGAGGTGATGAGGACGGCCGCGGGGAAGAACGTCCACGACTACGCCAGCAACGATCCCATCTTCAGCAGCCACGGGATACTCTACATGGTGCCCTACATCCGCCGAGACATGCTCATGCTCGAGAACCAGCTGCCGCTGCTCGTCCTCCAGAAGCTCAACGCCGTTGAGACTGGAAAGCCTCCG AACGACGACTTCGTCAACAGAATGGTGCTAAGGTTTCTGGCCCCATCTTCCCGGCCACTACAACCAGGCATTGGCCTAGGGCTCCACCCACTGGATGTGTTCCGGCGGAGCATGCTCTATGGCGAATACCAGAAAATCCCCAACTCCCGGGACACGCAGGACAACGACATCATCCGGTCGGCGGTGGAGCTCTACGAAGCTGGTATCGGGTTCAAAACCAGCAAGTCGAGCAGCCTCCACGACATCCGCTTCCGGCACGGCGTGCTAAGCATGCCGACGGTGCCCGTGGACGACTCCACCGAGTACATGTTCCTCAACATGATGGCGTTCGAGCGGCTGCATGTCGGCGCCGGGAACGACGTGACCGCCTACGTCTTCTTCATGGATAACATCATCGACTCCGCCAAGGACGTGGCGCTGCTGAGCTCCAAGGGGATCATCCAGAACGCCGTCGGCAGCGACAAAGCCGTGGCCAAGCTGTTCAACAGCATCTCCAGGGATGTGGTGCTGGAGCAGGACAGCGCACTGGACGCTGTGCAGCGGCAGGTCAACGGCTACTTCAGGCAGCCGTGGAACATGTGGCGCGCCAACCTCATCCACACCTACTTCAGGAGCCCCTGGGCGTTCCTCTCCCTTGCCGCTgccgtcttcctcctcgtcatgacAATCATGCAGACCGTCTACACCGTCATGCCGTACTATCGGCCGGCGGATAGCAACCCGCCTTCGGCTCCGTCTCCGATGTGA